One Danio aesculapii chromosome 22, fDanAes4.1, whole genome shotgun sequence genomic window carries:
- the LOC130216531 gene encoding uncharacterized protein LOC130216531: MKKGPLHFLSRKNPSLYDTNVDINKEMGNLELMLDSAAIPESGTAKVRSRPTVKHFTATDGVQGFAVPTPKVPVLPPFSEPKINGTGYATNSPKYGSMMSIPDVIEGEILIPPPPSSAPPPPPSSSAPSPPSFIPPTPHIFGEIDPPVDRASLQPPPMAPPKPPSHTGLGYASGLDLASIKPPSMAPPKPPSETSSFKGSLSSLEAQNIPDCPKFNPPPPPLVKTPPVLSRAQKMAPPKPVRMSSIPSLDIQSPAPPVASNPTPSSFNPQNTAKLYNVQKSTTVVGESDREKGAQSILLLQDSAGNTVGVVNGNSGKNAGSLQSFQPGVPPSKPARQNSSATQLKEDQLDAAQAQPASQPVKVEAEIHPVPPQNIPTEVPTAIKASPKIETIATEVPTPIKASPKIEKITTEVQTPIKASPKLEKKIPEVKQVMATMDSPGRSRRYSPVLNHRKLRSGDGSAKKESSTSPFALLMAAKEREKQKTALSQQNSNSEDTVMQPSVEKTNSYPVSPKDPTLDSPSAQLKSSTNMQTQSTKTEVPKVSYSKPELSFSPQQNSSVAHARDLQSGEDLTFIPPPPEFANSDTEDESPVRSSHSASAPPVKIAPPPTKSFLSSTPTSIPNLSPPNHPAPVAPSTKTSVLAPITNSPNAPAKTAPPPSKTVLPSTPAPITNLSRPTHPAPLPPSTKTSVPAPITNSPNASATPLKNP, from the exons ATGAAGAAAGGACCGCTGCACTTCCTGAGCCGGAAGAACCCCTCTCTGTACGACACAAATGTGGATATTAACAAGGAGATGG gtaACCTAGAACTGATGTTGGACTCGGCTGCCATCCCAGAATCTGGAACCGCCAAAGTTCGCTCGAGACCGACTGTCAAACACTTCACG GCCACTGATGGTGTGCAAGGATTTGCGGTTCCGACGCCAAAAGTACCAGTGCTGCCGCCCTTCAGCGAACCCAAGATTAATGGCACAG GATATGCCACAAACTCACCCAAGTATGGAAGTATGATGTCCATCCCAGACGTAATTGAGGGGGAAATACTTATACCTCCTCCACCCAGCTCTGCTCCTCCACCGCCTCCATCCTCTTCAGCTCCGTCTCCACCTTCATTCATCCCTCCCACACCACATATCTTTGGTGAAATCGACCCTCCTGTAGACCGTGCAAGCCTGCAGCCGCCTCCGATGGCTCCCCCAAAACCTCCATCACATACTGGTTTAGGGTATGCTTCAGGTTTGGACCTGGCTTCCATCAAGCCTCCTTCAATGGCTCCTCCGAAACCTCCATCTGAAACCTCCAGCTTCAAGGGTTCTCTTTCTAGCTTGGAGGCTCAGAATATTCCAGACTGCCCTAAATTCAACCCACCGCCACCTCCTTTGGTCAAAACACCACCTGTTCTTTCCAGAGCTCAGAAAATGGCACCTCCAAAACCTGTCCGAATGTCTTCCATACCTAGCCTGGACATCCAATCTCCAGCACCACCTGTTGCTTCTAATCCGACACCATCCAGCTTCAACCCCCAGAACACAGCCAAACTGTACAATGTGCAGAAAAGCACAACAGTCGTTGGAGAATCAGACAGGGAAAAGGGAGCACAGTCTATTCTACTGCTGCAAGATTCTGCAGGAAACACTGTTGGGGTTGTCAATGGGAACAGTGGGAAAAATGCTGGATCTCTCCAATCATTCCAGCCTGGGGTGCCTCCATCCAAACCAGCTCGTCAGAACAGTTCTGCTACTCAGCTTAAGGAGGACCAGCTGGACGCGGCACAAGCTCAGCCAGCAAGTCAGCCAGTCAAAGTTGAAGCCGAAATCCATCCTGTGCCCCCACAAAACATCCCCACTGAAGTTCCAACGGCCATTAAAGCTTCACCTAAAATAGAGACGATCGCCACCGAAGTTCCAACGCCCATTAAAGCCTCACCCAAAATAGAGAAGATCACCACCGAAGTTCAAACACCCATTAAAGCCTCACCCAAACTTGAGAAGAAGATCCCTGAAGTTAAGCAGGTGATGGCAACAATGGATTCTCCTGGCAGGTCTCGCAGGTACAGCCCAGTCCTGAACCACCGAAAGCTACGCAGCGGAGATGGCTCAGCCAAGAAAGAGTCATCAACTTCACCGTTTGCCTTACTAATGGCTGCAAAGGAAAGAGAAAAGCAGAAAACTGCTCTATCCCAGCAAAACAGCAACTCTGAAGACACGGTGATGCAACCTAGTGTAGAAAAAACAAACTCCTACCCTGTTAGTCCGAAAGACCCAACACTAGATAGTCCTAGTGCACAATTAAAATCAAGCACAAACATGCAGACCCAGTCAACCAAAACAGAGGTCCCAAAAGTGTCTTACTCAAAGCCAGAGCTCAGTTTTAGCCCCCAACAAAACAGTTCTGTTGCCCATGCTAGAGATTTACAAAGTGGAGAAGACTTGACCTTTATTCCACCACCTCCTGAATTTGCCAACTCCGACACAGAGGACGAATCTCCAGTTCGCTCATCTCACAGTGCTTCTGCTCCCCCAGTGAAAATTGCTCCTCCACCTACTAAAAGTTTCTTATCTTCTACACCCACTTCAATCCCTAACCTCTCTCCACCAAATCACCCCGCTCCTGTCGCTCCATCCACAAAAACCTCAGTACTTGCTCCAATCACCAACTCCCCCAATGCTCCTGCAAAAACTGCTCCTCCACCTTCTAAAACCGTTTTACCTTCTACACCTGCTCCAATCACTAACCTCTCCCGACCAACCCATCCTGCTCCTTTACCTCCATCCACAAAAACCTCTGTACCTGCTCCAATCACCAACTCCCCCAATGCTTCTGCTACTCCTCTAAAAAATCCCTAG